One Zeugodacus cucurbitae isolate PBARC_wt_2022May chromosome 3, idZeuCucr1.2, whole genome shotgun sequence genomic region harbors:
- the LOC105210814 gene encoding hydroxylysine kinase has translation MEQWNNVELTSLRKKSYTLNHEYDLANKCVIANNNIDASTAGDNNANGSNDANNANQSELLQPGSNIKPKVTAENVESLVRRLYGITINEIKELISYDDRNYLIQPDWNIKNPIIATPWPHGYVLKILNALDSKKTDFIDAQNQLMNYLSKEGIVCPTPITNVNGKYFSVVHLNGADYVVRLLEFVPGKMFHEVEKSNYLLYKSGEYIAKIDRALKNFQHDAYDTHKTLWMLESVPQLREFLYALQDHERKAIVEEIIESFENNVLNKLDALEKQIIHGDYNEQNIIVEQSKSSASGEYKVKGIIDFGDTNKSPIIFEIGIALTYMILQAKSLESGGYFLAGYTDIRPISNDERLLLKYCVVARLAQSLVMGAYTHSLDPSNEYVLVTQEEGWKMIEELWRNRFTEIDELWQTTADKYLTQSVK, from the exons ATGGAACAGTGGAATAATGTCGAATTGACCAGTTTAAGGAAGAAATCCTATACATTAAATCATGAATATGATTTAGCTAATAAATGCGTGATTGCGAACAATAATATCGATGCGTCGACCGCTGGCGACAATAATGCCAATGGCAGTAACGATGCCAACAATGCCAATCAAAGTGAATTATTACAGCCAGGCTCGAATATTAAGCCAAAAGTGACGGCTGAAAATGTGGAATCATTAGTGCGACGACTCTATGGCATAACAATAAATGAGATCAAAGAGTTGATATCATATGACGATCGCAATTATCTAATACAACCAGACTG GAATATAAAAAATCCAATTATCGCAACGCCATGGCCACACGgttatgttttgaaaattcttaatgCGTTGGACTCGAAAAAAACCGACTTCATTGATGCGCAGAATCAACTTATGAATTATTTGT CCAAAGAAGGCATAGTTTGTCCCACACCAATAACTAATGTGAATGGCAAATATTTTTCGGTGGTACACCTTAATGGCGCTGACTATGTTGTACGTCTGTTGGAGTTTGTACCGGGCAAGATGTTTCATGAAGTGGAGAAGTCAAATTATCTGCTATATAAGAGCGGTGAATACATAGCTAAGATCGACAGAGCGCTGAAA AACTTCCAACACGACGCCTACGACACACACAAAACCTTATGGATGTTGGAATCTGTACCACAATTGCGTGAATTCCTCTATGCTCTACAGGATCACGAACGCAAAGCAATTGTTGAGGAAATAATCGAATCATTCGAAAATAATGTACTCAATAAATTAGATGCGCTGGAAAAGCAAATCATACATGGTGATTATAACGAACAGAATATCATTGTTGAACAATCGAAATCTTCTGCAAGTGGCGAATACAAAGTGAAGGGCATCATAGATTTTGGTGATACAAACAAATCGCCAATAATATTCGAAATCGGCATTGCATTAACATATATGATACTGCAGGCAAAATCACTAGAAAGCGGTGGCTACTTCCTTGCCGGTTACACCGATATACGACCAATAAGTAACGATGAACGTTTACTATTGAAATACTGCGTAGTAGCACGCTTAGCACAAAGTCTCGTAATGGGCGCATACACGCACTCGTTGGATCCATCTAATGAATATGTATTGGTAACACAAGAGGAAGGTTGGAAAATGATTGAAGAATTGTGGCGTAATCGTTTTACGGAAATTGATGAATTATGGCAGACAACAGCTGATAAATATCTTACGCAAAGTGTTAAATAA
- the LOC105210813 gene encoding exonuclease 1: MGIAGLIKFLGKASSDVHLSDIRGSTVVVDTYCWLHKGAFGCAEKLAKGEDTDQYMRYCMKYVDLLLSYDIKPILVFDGRHLPAKELTERRRRESRKQSRELAAALLRAGDRKGAFSHMQRCVDVTHEMALRVIRECRQRNIDCIVAPYEADAQMAWLNKVGVAQYVITEDSDLTLFGASKVIFKLDLNGDGLLVDADKFYLAMGCEKEKYCFEKFRRMCILSGCDYLDSLPGIGLMKACKFMLMTEEEDMWKALRKLPAYLKMKKLEVDDEYIEQFHKAEATFRHMYIYNPLERRMERLNGLNEFSTDERYCSNAGTIIDDQECALQLALGNLNPFTFKQLDNWHPDRNHGFAQATNNKIKRAKHKSIWQDNYQQHARVLITKDEVKDDKCALDFKKVDFASKFIDEEITENARVEHAKPEEAEIFSMYRYKAAQLIEPSAKRRRCSSDESDNEATVDCVKTENVATAHNNHNPFAKLQCTEVTKSTKTTTVCENSSLLKILSPKKARTETNIRKMIPLNSPKSPLDRLQETAIVKSRFFTNNVNEVSRIKKCVSRDLSAEINAIEKQSCQKEETLALLYDSPSPKKKILAEFSAAIKSEHTLKITKTVQETSDSAEVLVDPTSSSKFNNSLSVVDIVDDKSSNSIDNAITISDNDDDDNDNSSNENTSQTNNTPNNSLNFFKSQEKQRFGLTRTKTKSALKTQKTNGKSKSNATTNAQTRLTMFGFQKRPSLK, translated from the exons ATGGGAATTGCCGGCCTTATAAAGTTTCTTGGAAAGGCTTCATCAGATGTACACCTAAGTGATATACGAGGCAGCACCGTAGTTGTGGATACGTATTGTTGGTTGCACAAAGGTGCTTTCGGCTGTGCTGAGAAGTTGGCGAAAGGTGAAGATACAGACCAATATATGCGTTATTGCATGAAATATGTGGATCTCTTGTTATCGTATGATATCAAACCGATTTTGGTATTCGATGGCAGACATTTGCCAGCAAAAGAACTGACAGAACGTCGTCGACGTGAAAGCCGCAAACAATCACGCGAATTGGCTGCAGCACTTTTGCGTGCTGGCGATCGGAAAGGTGCATTTTCACATATGCAACGATGTGTAGATGTCACACATGAAATGGCTTTACGTGTGATACGTGAATGTCGGCAACGAAATATCGATTGTATAGTCGCACCGTATGAGGCAGATGCACAAATGGCTTGGTTAAATAAGGTTGGTGTGGCGCAATATGTCATAACCGAAGACTCGGATTTAACGTTATTTGGCGCAAGTAAAGTTATATTCAAGCTGGACTTGAATGGCGATGGTTTGCTAGTAGATGCAGATAAATTCTATTTGGCAATGGGTTGTGAAAAGGAGAAATATTGTTTTGAGAAATTTAGACGCATGTGCATACTGTCAGGTTGTGATTATTTGGATTCGCTGCCTGGCATTGGATTGATGAAGGCATGTAAATTTATGCTTATGACTGAAGAAGAGGACATGTGGAAGGCATTACGAAAACTACCTgcatatttaaaaatgaaaaaattagag GTGGATGACGAATACATAGAACAGTTCCATAAAGCAGAGGCTACATTTaggcatatgtatatctataatcCATTGGAACGGCGTATGGAACGTTTGAATGGACTCAATGAATTTAGTACAGACGAACGCTACTGCTCCAACGCAGGTACTATAATTGATGATCAAGAATGCGCTTTGCAACTTGCGCTTGGAAACCTAAATCCATTCACATTTAAACAGTTAGACAACTGGCATCCGGATAGAAATCACGGATTTGCACAGGCAAcgaataataaaatcaaacgcGCCAAACATAAAAGCATTTGGCAAGACAATTATCAACAACATGCCAGAGTTCTTATTACGAAGGACGAGGTGAAGGACGACAAATGTGCTTTGGATTTTAAAAAGGTGGATTTTGCAAGTAAATTCATTGACGAAGAAATTACGGAAAATGCGCGTGTGGAACACGCCAAGCCTGAAGAAGCTGAAATTTTTTCTATGTACCGCTATAAGGCTGCACAGCTAATAGAGCCAAGTGCCAAGCGTCGGCGTTGTAGTAGTGATGAAAGCGATAATGAAGCTACAGTTGATTGTGTTAAAACTGAAAATGTGGCTACAGCACACAATAATCATAATCCTTTTGCCAAATTACAATGTACAGAAGTGAcgaaaagtacaaaaacaacaaccgtTTGTGAAAACTCATCGCTGTTGAAAATACTCAGTCCTAAGAAAGCGCGTACTGAAACTAATATAAGAAAAATGATACCATTAAATAGCCCTAAGAGTCCGTTAGATAGATTGCAAGAAACAGCTATAGTTAAAAGCCGATTTTTCACCAATAATGTCAACGAAGTGAGCAGAATCAAGAAATGCGTAAGCAGAGATTTATCAGCTGAAATAAATGCAATAGAAAAGCAATCGTGCCAAAAAGAGGAAACGCTAGCATTGCTTTATGACTCACCATCacctaagaaaaaaatattggcaGAATTTAGCGCTGCCATTAAAAGTGAGCATACTTTAAAAATTACCAAAACAGTACAAGAAACAAGTGATAGCGCGGAGGTGTTAGTAGACCCAACGAGTTcctcaaaatttaataatagtttAAGTGTAGTTGATATTGTAGACGATAAAAGTAGTAATAGTATAGATAATGCAATAACGATATcagataatgatgatgatgataatgataatAGCAGTAACGAAAATACTAGTCAAACGAACAACACACCCAACAACTcgttaaacttttttaaatcgCAGGAGAAACAACGCTTTGGTTTAACGCGTACAAAAACGAAATCAgcattaaaaacacaaaagacaaatggaaaatcaaaatcaaatgcCACAACAAACGCTCAAACGCGTTTAACTATGTTTGGTTTCCAAAAACGACCCAGTTTGAAATAG